GAACGGCATGAGCACCGGAATGGACCGCCTGAATAGCGAAATCAGTCATGAATACTCCGTAATAGTAAGCATCTATCTGTGTGCTAATAGCGGCAGACTGACCGTCGCGCATACCGGCTTCGGTGACAAAGAAGAGTTTTTGCGGGGATTTCATATCGAGAGATCTTGCATAATTCCAGAGCTGGGTTAAATCGGTCTGGACACTTCCGAGAGCAGTCCGGTCTTTCCAAGCATACATATGTACGTCATACACATCAAAAATATATCTTGCTTCGTCAACTGTGTTGTAAAACCATTCATTGTCGTTACTCTGCCCCGGCCCTATGATTTTAATTTTTTTATCAAGCTCTTTATCTTTAAATATCTGGAATAAATTTTCAGCACCGTTGCGCCATCTTTCAAAGTTGCCTACTTCATAATTCGGTTCGTTAACAAGTCCGAAATATTTTATGCAGGAGAACCCTTTAGTATTGACCAAGTAGTCGAGATAGGTTCCAATAACTTCGGCGTAGAGCGGGTTATCCATTTTCTCAATTCCATCAACAGCCAGCCAATCAACTTCAATTCCCCAATCAGATAAGACAACATCGATATTGTTTTTCTGACAGAATTCGAGATGGCGGTAAAGAAGCTCCATATCCCTGTTATTCCAATCGTAGCCGAGGGATTGGCTGAAGCACCACCTTGTCTGCATCATAATTCTGACGACAGGCATTCGCATCCATTTAATTCTTTCTGCGATCAGTTCAAAATCCTCTTGAGTAACTCCATTTAGATCGTAAGCTCTTGAATCCCACTCGGCACCGAAACCGACAAAATTTTTAACAGGTTGACTCGGATAACTGATTATGAGATTTATCCGGTCATCGGATTGAGCGAAAGTATTGAATGCAAATAGCAGCAGAGATAGTACTATTGATTTCCGGATCATATGTAGGCCAGATTTAATTGAAAGAAAAATTAACGAATGGTATTTAGCATTAAGCGGAAAATAAATCAAGAGGTTGTGCCTGATCGCTTGACTGGCTTCGGAACCTTGGAAGTGTAAAACGGAAGGAAGAACCGGCACCAGGAGTACTTTCCACCCAGATGCTTCCTCCGTGCCTTTCAACCATTTCTTTACAAAGAGTTAAACCGAGCCCTGTTCCCTGTTCGTTTGCAGTTCCACGTGTACTGTACTGAATTCCGATCGAAAATATCTTGCCGATATCCTCCTGAGAAATACCGATACCATTATCAATAACATTTACCACATAAAAATTTCCGGCAAGTGAAGCGCGCACTTTAACATATCCGTCCTGCCTTGTAAATTTAACGGCATTACTAAGAAGATTATGAAGGACCGACCGGAGCATATTAGGATCCGCAAATACATGGCAATCGATCGCGACCTCATTATGGACAGATATATTTTTATTGGATGAATTAATAAGCAATAGATTTTTCACCGCTTCAACTTCATCACGAAGAACAATCTTCTCGGGCATAAAATCGATCCTGTGTGTTTGAAGTCTAGACCACTCCAGAACATTAATTAATAGGTTATAAATGTGGAGCGAGGTATTACGAATCTCTTTAATTATATTCTTTCTCTGTTCATCACTCATCGAATCAAAATCCTCAGTGATCATTTCCGTAAATCCGAGTAATCCCTGAAAAGGGCTTTTAAGGTCGTGTGATATTATAGAGAAGAATTTATCTTTCGCAAGATTCATTTCCTTCAGCTGTTCGGTTTGCTCCATCAATCTTTCTTCGGCTTCCTTACGCATTTTGATTTCTTCGATCAGATTAGCGTTAATTTTAATTAATTCGTGAGTTCTCAAACCGACCTGCTCTTCAAGCTCTTTCCTTTTGCGCTTTACTACTATAAAACAGATATGGATAATGAAATAGACCAGCGCAACAATTGATGCACCTATAAATATTTTGAACCAGATTGAATTAAACACCTGATACGTGGTTAAAGTATTAGAGAAAGCAGGAATAGAACTGACATTAACAGATACCTGGTTCAACCGGACAGAATTGAAGTTTGCATTACAAGAAGCAGGATCAATTTGTTTAAATGGATGAATTCCATTAGCAACGGTTGCTGAATGAAGAGTTAGAAAAAGCCAGAGTAATCCCTGCGGGATGAGGACAGGAGTTCTTCTCCGAATTTTAGTTGCCGGAAATAATTTCATTAACTGAACGCTTTTATTGCCTTTGGATGTTCAAAATTCATACCGGGCGATAACAATGCGAAAAGTAAAATATGGAAGTGAAAATCAAGTAAAAGAGACAGGTAAAGTCTACATCGCACTATTTGAATTCCCCTCAATAATAAATCCTTTTATAATTGAATATAAGTAAATGAGTTTATTCGTTATAAAAAGATTATTTCTTTTTTTCAACTGCTTTTAACAGGATCTGAATTAACCGGGACGATTCAACCGGTTTTGTAAGAAAATCGTCGACGCCGGCAGAAATAGCATTCTCCCGATCCTGAGGAAATGCATGTGCAGTTAAACAGATCACCGGAATATTTTTAAAGTCATTGTCGTTCTTAATTTCTCTTGTAAGCTGCAGCCCGTCCTTAATCCCTTTAAGTGAAATATCCATCAGAATAATGTCGAACTTGTATTTTCTCAGCAGTTTATAAAATGTGTCATCATTATCGCAAACCTGAACATCAAAATAAGTCGCGAACATTTTCTTATAAATGTTCTGTGTGTTTTTATCGTCTTCTACCAGTAATAATTTTTTGTTCATATTAGCAATCTGTCAATCCAATTAATAATAGACACCCTGTAAAATACACGGAATTAATTTGCCAAAAAAAACAGTTAGTTGCTAACTTAAATTTTTTTTAATTGTGATTTTAATTACAAAGCTTAAAAAACCGGAGATTACTTTATTTTTTGATGCCACGAAGAAAATTTATCAATTACGAGCTGGGGGGCATATGTGTACCAGGCATAACCGGTTCTCCTTTCCCTTTCCACCTCAGCCATGGAATAGACTTTAATTCCGTCGCGGTTACAGAAGAGAGATTGGTGAGTTTCAAGTTCATTAAAGCGGGGCCAGATCGGGGGAGCTTCTTGATCATTTATAACAATTCTATCAACGCTCGTAGAGTGATATTTATAATCAGCTGGTTGTGCGTTAACTGTTTCGACTCTTATACCATAAATCCGGCTCTTTTCAAACCAGTTGACAGCAGATTTTACCGCGTTAATAATTTTCTGGTCGGGATTCTCGATGCTCATAAGGAATTCAACTATCTCCGCACTTTCCATATTACAGATTGCATCCAGTTCATAAGTTCTGGCTCCGCGCGGTTCAAATGTGATATTATCATGCTGCTGACACCAGACGGACAGTTCCCTGCCCTCATTAATTTGACAATTGATAATACAATCAATTCCCTTCCTGTAAGAATTAATCACTCTTTGTTTAATTTCCAAACTAAGAAACTTATAAACCGGATTATCTTCTACGATATTTTTCAGGAATTTCATTATACCGATCATTGCGCCGTCGTTAAAAGTAATGTACTTCTGATATCCGGTTGTATCCGGGAAACACTGAGGCCAGCCACCATTAGAATATTGAGAAGCTAGGATAAACTCCAATCCTTTTAAAAATCCATTTTTATATTTTTCCTTACCAGTAACATGAAAAACTTTTGCAAGGTATTCTGTTTGATTATAAGTGGCTCCGTTATCGAAGGTAGTATTTAGACCGGATTTATGTCTTTTCAAAATATCTTTCTGCTGGTCGGTAAGGATAATAGTCATATCATAGTTTTTCGGCCAGCCGCCGTTCTCTTTCTGGAACAGAAGCATATTATCGGCAATTTTTTCAATTTGATCCCTGCTATAACGGGGCTGATCTATTACCGGGCTTATAATTTTCTCCGAATCGTTTATATCATACCAGTGATGCTCGCTATCATAAAAGCCGGACATTTCAAAGAAATCATAATCCGAGTTAATCTGTTGAGTGCATGAGGCAATAACTGTCAGTAAAAAAAGAAAGGATATTTTAAACAATACCAGTTTCAATTTATTCAACGGGATATTTTTTTATTACAAGGTATTTTAATTCCGTATCGCCTATATTTTTAATTCCATGTTCAACATCCGGCGGGCAGTAGAGACTCGTCATTGGCCCTACATTTTTTGTCTGACCGGCGAGGAAAAACTCAGCCTCACCTTCCAGTATAAAAAAGAATTCGTCTTCAGGATGCGAGTGCGGAGGATGAGTTGCCGAACGCGGAGCTACAACACTCAGTTTTAGTGTTCTTCCGTCTATGAAATCTTTACCGGCAAACCAGTACTGATATCCGACTTTTGTAGGAACCGTTTTTTCTTTATCCAAAGTGTTAACGCAATTATCAATTGTAAATTCCTTTTTAGACGGGGATTTTCCGGTCTGTGAGTTAACACTGAAAACGAATCCTGAAACAAGCAGTAGTATTACTATTTGACGCAGTATGTTTTTCACCGGCCCATCCATCCGCCATCGACGGTAATTACAGTTCCATTAAGATAGTTTGAAGCATCCGAGCAGAGAAAGACAACGGTACCCATAAGGTCTTCAGGAGTTCCCCATCGTCCGGCCGGAATCCGGTCGAGAATTGCTTTATTTCTTACCGGATCCTCACGTAACGGTTTTGTATTATCTGTTGCAATATAACCGGGTGCAATTGCATTTACTGTTACACCTTTAGAAGCCCACTCGTTTGCGAACGCCATGGTAAGCTGTTTAACTCCGCCTTTGGAAGCGGCGTAACCGGGGACAAGAATTCCACCCTGGAATGAAAGTAAAGAAGCAATGAAGACAACTTTACCGTAACCGCGTTCAACCATATCCTTACCAAACTCCCTGGTAAGAACAAATTGAGAAGTTAAATTTATTTCAATCACTTTATCCCAGTAATCATCCGGATGTTCTGCTATCGGTTTACGAAGGATAGTGCCGGCATTGTTAACAAGAATATCGACTTTCTTAAAATCCGATTTAACATTTTTAATAAATTTATAAAGGTCTTCCCGATCCGCAAAGTCAGATACGTACGATTTGAACTTCCTTCCGGTTCCTGCAATAAGTTTCTCGGTTTCTGAGAAGTCGCTCTCATAAGAAACAGTAACTATATCGGCACCGGCCTGAGCAAGTGCAAGAGCATAGCTCTGTCCTATACCTCTGTTTCCTCCTGTAACAAGCGCAGTTCTGCCATCGAGTTTAAATTTGTTCAGTACCATTTCATCTCCGCCTTATTTTAATTGATCCATCGGAATCCAGTCCATATCATCGAATACCTGGTTTTCGCCGCCCATAGCCCAAATGAAAGAATAGTTTTGAGATCCGCAACCGGCATGCATGGACCAGCTTGTTGAAAGAACCGCCTGCTCATTTCTGATAATGATGTGTCT
This Melioribacteraceae bacterium DNA region includes the following protein-coding sequences:
- a CDS encoding HAMP domain-containing sensor histidine kinase: MKLFPATKIRRRTPVLIPQGLLWLFLTLHSATVANGIHPFKQIDPASCNANFNSVRLNQVSVNVSSIPAFSNTLTTYQVFNSIWFKIFIGASIVALVYFIIHICFIVVKRKRKELEEQVGLRTHELIKINANLIEEIKMRKEAEERLMEQTEQLKEMNLAKDKFFSIISHDLKSPFQGLLGFTEMITEDFDSMSDEQRKNIIKEIRNTSLHIYNLLINVLEWSRLQTHRIDFMPEKIVLRDEVEAVKNLLLINSSNKNISVHNEVAIDCHVFADPNMLRSVLHNLLSNAVKFTRQDGYVKVRASLAGNFYVVNVIDNGIGISQEDIGKIFSIGIQYSTRGTANEQGTGLGLTLCKEMVERHGGSIWVESTPGAGSSFRFTLPRFRSQSSDQAQPLDLFSA
- a CDS encoding response regulator; protein product: MNKKLLLVEDDKNTQNIYKKMFATYFDVQVCDNDDTFYKLLRKYKFDIILMDISLKGIKDGLQLTREIKNDNDFKNIPVICLTAHAFPQDRENAISAGVDDFLTKPVESSRLIQILLKAVEKKK
- the pelA gene encoding pectate lyase, whose translation is MSGFYDSEHHWYDINDSEKIISPVIDQPRYSRDQIEKIADNMLLFQKENGGWPKNYDMTIILTDQQKDILKRHKSGLNTTFDNGATYNQTEYLAKVFHVTGKEKYKNGFLKGLEFILASQYSNGGWPQCFPDTTGYQKYITFNDGAMIGIMKFLKNIVEDNPVYKFLSLEIKQRVINSYRKGIDCIINCQINEGRELSVWCQQHDNITFEPRGARTYELDAICNMESAEIVEFLMSIENPDQKIINAVKSAVNWFEKSRIYGIRVETVNAQPADYKYHSTSVDRIVINDQEAPPIWPRFNELETHQSLFCNRDGIKVYSMAEVERERRTGYAWYTYAPQLVIDKFSSWHQKIK
- a CDS encoding cupin domain-containing protein encodes the protein MKNILRQIVILLLVSGFVFSVNSQTGKSPSKKEFTIDNCVNTLDKEKTVPTKVGYQYWFAGKDFIDGRTLKLSVVAPRSATHPPHSHPEDEFFFILEGEAEFFLAGQTKNVGPMTSLYCPPDVEHGIKNIGDTELKYLVIKKYPVE
- a CDS encoding SDR family oxidoreductase; this translates as MVLNKFKLDGRTALVTGGNRGIGQSYALALAQAGADIVTVSYESDFSETEKLIAGTGRKFKSYVSDFADREDLYKFIKNVKSDFKKVDILVNNAGTILRKPIAEHPDDYWDKVIEINLTSQFVLTREFGKDMVERGYGKVVFIASLLSFQGGILVPGYAASKGGVKQLTMAFANEWASKGVTVNAIAPGYIATDNTKPLREDPVRNKAILDRIPAGRWGTPEDLMGTVVFLCSDASNYLNGTVITVDGGWMGR